A region from the Ammospiza nelsoni isolate bAmmNel1 chromosome 1, bAmmNel1.pri, whole genome shotgun sequence genome encodes:
- the SDCBP gene encoding syntenin-1 produces the protein MSLYPSLEDLKVDKVIQAQTAFSSNPANPAILSEASAPIPCDGGLYPRLYPELSQYMGLSLNEEEVQRNLAVAAAAQPQGQLVTRPSTNYMVAPVTGNDIGIRRAEIKQGIREAILCKDQDGRIGLRLKSVDNGIFVQLVQANSPASLAGLRFGDQVLQINGENCAGWSSDKAHKVLKQASAERISMIIRDRPFERIITMHKDSTGHVGFIFKNGKITSIVKDSSAARNGLLTEHNICEINGQNVIGLKDSQVADILATAGNVVTITVMPSSIYDYIIKRMATSIMKSLMDHSVPEV, from the exons ATGTCTCTCTATCCTTCCCTAGAAGATCTGAAGGTGGACAAAGTTATTCAG GCTCAGACTGCCTTTTCTTCAAATCCAGCTAATCCAGCAATCTTGTCTGAAGCTTCTGCTCCAATTCCTTGTGATGGAG GCTTGTACCCCAGATTGTATCCAGAACTTTCTCAGTATATGGGCCTGAGCCTCAATGAGGAGGAGGTGCAGAGAAACttagcagtggcagcagctgctcagccacAGGGT CAACTGGTAACACGACCTTCTACTAATTACATGGTAGCTCCAGTGACTGGAAATGATATTGGAATTCGCAGAGCGGAAATTAAGCAAGGCATCCGTGAAGCAATTCTGTGTAAAGATCAGGATGGCAGAATTGGACTTCGCCTTAAGTCTGTTGATAAT GGTATATTTGTCCAGTTAGTTCAGGCAAACTCTCCAGCATCCCTTGCTGGTCTGCGGTTTGGGGACCAAGTTCTGCAGATCAATGGTGAAAACTGTGCAGGATGGAGTTCTGATAAAGCACACAAAGTTCTGAAACAGGCTTCTGCAGAAAGGATTTCAATGATCATTCGGGACAG ACCTTTTGAACGGATTATTACCATGCATAAGGACAGCACAGGACATGTTGGTTTCATATTCAAGAATGGAAAAATAACCTCAATAGTGAAAGACAGTTCTGCTGCAAGAAATGGACTTCTGACAGAGCACAACATCTGTGAAATTAATGGCCAGAATGTAATTGGGTTGAAG GACTCGCAGGTTGCAGACATCTTGGCAACAGCTGGAAACGTAGTGACCATCACTGTCATGCCTTCCAGTATTTATGACTATATAATAAAGAG gATGGCAACTAGCATCATGAAGAGCCTGATGGATCACTCTGTTCCTGAAGTCTAA